Proteins encoded within one genomic window of Ovis aries strain OAR_USU_Benz2616 breed Rambouillet chromosome 1, ARS-UI_Ramb_v3.0, whole genome shotgun sequence:
- the TMCO2 gene encoding transmembrane and coiled-coil domain-containing protein 2: MSSSSSIWDAIIDYLSLSSIWNYLQATLLGETSVPQETNWGPLDNLAPAVQVILGISFLILLGVGMYALWKRSVQSIQKILLFAITLYKFYKKGSDFFQALLVNPEGSDLTLQDNNIFLSLGLQEKILKKLQTVENKVKDLEGMIISQKPTTKRDYSSEHYCSCSDCQSPLLTSGFTSTSEM, from the exons ATGTCATCTTCATCTTCTATCTGGGACGCCATCATAGATTATCTCTCTCTGAGCTCGATATGGAATTATCTACAAGCAACTCTTCTGGGAGAGACTAGTGTGCCTCAGGAAACAAACTGGGGGCCACTAGATAACCTTGCTCCGGCTGTGCAAGTTATCCTGggaatttcctttttgattttgtTGGGAGTGGGAATGTATGCCTTATGGAAACGAAGTGTTCAGTCAATTCAG aaaatactgtTGTTTGCAATCACACTCTACAAATTTTACAAGAAAGGCTCAGATTTTTTTCAGGCTTTGCTGGTCAACCCAGAAGGGAGTGATCTCACACTTCAAGACAATAATATTTTCCTGTCTTTGGGTCTGCAAGAGAAGATTCTGAAAAAGCTTCAGACAGTGGAAAACAAAGTGAAGGACTTGGAAGGGATGATCATTTCCCAAAAACCTACCACAAAGAGGGATTACTCCTCTGAGCACTACTGCAGCTGCTCCGACTGCCAGAGTCCCTTGCTCACGTCAGGGTTTACATCCACATCTGAAATGTGA